CTGGGCCGGGCCAGCTCGTCGAGGTCAATCACGGTCCGCGCGGTGCGGGGCGGCGGTGGGGCGGCGGCTCCAGGCCACCAGCACCACGCCGAGGCCGGCCAGCACCACGCCCACGGCCAGGGTGCGCCCGACGCCGGCCCCGGTGGCGACCAGGCGGACGCCGGCGACGCCCGTCCCCGCGGCGGAGGCGAAGGCGCCCGCCACGGTGGCGCACCGGGACTGGCCGATCACCAGCTCACCGACGGCCGCCGGCCCGAGCAGGTACAGGTGTACGGCGTTGACCGTGATGGCACCGGGGGTGCGGGTCTGCTCGTTCAGCACGACCCGGAACGTGTCGCCGACGTTCTCGATGCGACCCTCGTAGGTGGTGTTCGGGGCCGGGTCGGCCGGCAGCTGCACCACACGGTCGTCGGCGGGGGCGTCGACGTCGGCGCCCTGCGAGATGGTGAGCACGCCCCCGGTGAGGGTGGTGGACGCCGTCTCTCCCTCGAGCGAGGCGCGGCACGAGCTGCTCAGCGACGCCACGGTGAGCGGCCCCGGCCCCACCTCGGCCACCGACGCCGAGCTCGACGCCGATCCCGCCGGCCCCGTCACGCCCTGGGTGCTCACGCTCACGGCGCCGGAGACGAACAGCTCGGCCGGCCCGTAGACGGCCCTCCCGTTGGGGGCGGCCGCGGTGAGGGGCGGATCGGCGCCGGTGGCGGGCAGCGTCACCGACGGCGCCGGGCCCCTGGTGGCCGGGGGGCCGCCGAAGAGGCCGACGCTCGCGTAGTAGCCGTAGGCGCCGCCGCTCACCGCGGTCACCGTGCGGGCGCCCGGGGCGGCGGTGCCCCCGGCGGAGCCGCCGGAGAGGGCGGTGGTGGTGGTGGCGTCGGGCGCGGTGGTGGTGGCTGCTGCGGGGACGGCCGTGGTGGTGGTGGCGGGCGCGGTCGTGGTGGTGGCGGGCGCCCCGGCGGCGGTCACCCCGCACACCGACTGCCCGATGACGAGGTCGCCCCTCGCCGTCGGGCCGAGGAGGTACATATGGGCGGCGTTGACGGTGAGCGACCCGTCGGGGTTGGCCACCTGCTCGTTGAACACGATCCTGAAGCTGTCCCCGACGTGGTCCAGCGTGCCGGTGTAGGTGTCGTTGGGCGGTGGGCTCCCCGGGACGGTGACCGTCGTCTCCGGCGCGCCGGTCCCGGCGTTGGTCCTGGTGACCAGCCGCCCGTCGGCGATCGTCACCGAGCCGGTGACTGCGGACTCCGACGCGGTGCACGTGCTCCTCGTGGAGCCGGCCGTGAACGGGCCCGGGCCGACGCCGGTGGCCGAGGCGGAGCTGGTGACCGAGCCGCCGGCGCCCGTCCTCCCCTCGGAGCGGACCTCGATGGCGCCCGACTCGAACAGCACGGCCGGCCCGTACTGCACGCTCGCCGACGGCGCGGTGGCCGCCTGGGGGCTGTTCGACGCGTCGGCGGCCAGGTTGACCCGGGGGGCGGGGCCCTGCTCGGGCTGCGCTCCCCCGAACAGGGAGATGTTGAACGCCCGGTAGCCGTAGGCGCTGCCCGTGACGGCCGCCACGTCGGCGGCGGCCGGGCGCGGCCCGACGACGGCCAGCATCCCGGCCACGAGGAGCGTGACGCCCAGCAGGCGCCGGTATCCGCATCGAGCCTGAACCATGGGCCACCTCCGTGTGGGTCCCGCGCTGGTGCTCGACAGGGGCCGTCCCGCCGGCACCGGTGGCAGCCTAGTGGTACCGGCATTTCGCCACTAGGGGCAGCGTCGCCCGGCACCCCTGGCGTCACCGGCTGGGCGGTCGAGCGTCGCACATAGGTGCGTGGCACTAGGCTGCGGGTGAGGGGACCGCAAGGGGGTGACGTGGCGGGCAGCACCGGGCCAGAGGACGCCTCGTCGGCGTGGGGGTGGCGAGGGTCGGCCCGCGCCGAGGCCCCCGGCGGGGGGAGCGGGCGGTGACGCACCGCTCCCCGGGGACACGCCGGCGACCCCGGGTCGGCACCGCCGACCCGGGCGGGCCGCAGGGCGTGGGGGTGCCCGGGTGACGCCGGCGCCCGGTGGCCCGGCCGGGGCGCCGGGCCCCGTCGCCCTCCACGACGCCGCCCTCGACTCGACGGCGGCGGTGGTGGCCCGGGTGCGGCCCGACCAGCTCGGGCTGCCCACGCCGTGCGCGCTGTGGGACGTGCGGGCGCTGATCGGGCACCTGGTCGAGGCCAACGAGCTCTTCGCCGTCGCCGCCGGTTCCGAGCCGGCCGTGCTGCCCGCCGACGACCCCCTCGCGGCATACCCGGCGTCCACCGAGGCGGTGCGCCGGGCGTGGCACCAGCCCGGGGTGCTCGACCGCCACGTGCGCCTGCCGTTCGGCGCCCTCCCCGGCGCCGTGGCCGTGCGGATGCACTTCGTGGACCACCTCGTGCACGGGTGGGACCTGGCCGTCGCCACCGGCCAGGACGCCACCCTCGACCCGGTCCTGGCGTCCGCCGCCCACGACGAGATGACCACGGCGCTGGCCGGCGTGCCCCGCGGCCCGGACGTCGCCGGCGGGCCCTTCGCCCCCCCCGTCCCCTGGCCCGACGACGCGCCCGTCCACGAGCGGCTCGTGGCCTTCCTCGGGCGCCGCCCGCCGGCGCCGGCGCCGCCGCCGTGACGGGCGGAGGGCGCTTCGGCGCCGTGCACCACGTGGGCGTCACCGTCGCCGACCTCGACCGGTCGGTCGCCTTCTGGGAGCGCCTGCTCGAGGTGGCGTCGCGCGACCGGAGCCTGCTTCAGGGGCCGCAGCTCGGCACCATGGTCGGTTACGAGGGGATCCGCATCGAGCGCTGCTGGGTCGACCTCCCCGGCGGGATCGCCCTCGAGCTGCTCCGCTACCTCGACCGCGCCGACGAGCCCTACGACCCCGGCACCGCCCACCCCGGCAACGTCCACGTCTGCCTGCGGGTGCACGACATGGACGCTGCCCACGCCCACGCCGTCACGTG
The window above is part of the Acidimicrobiales bacterium genome. Proteins encoded here:
- a CDS encoding TIGR03086 family metal-binding protein, which gives rise to MTPAPGGPAGAPGPVALHDAALDSTAAVVARVRPDQLGLPTPCALWDVRALIGHLVEANELFAVAAGSEPAVLPADDPLAAYPASTEAVRRAWHQPGVLDRHVRLPFGALPGAVAVRMHFVDHLVHGWDLAVATGQDATLDPVLASAAHDEMTTALAGVPRGPDVAGGPFAPPVPWPDDAPVHERLVAFLGRRPPAPAPPP
- a CDS encoding VOC family protein, whose amino-acid sequence is MTGGGRFGAVHHVGVTVADLDRSVAFWERLLEVASRDRSLLQGPQLGTMVGYEGIRIERCWVDLPGGIALELLRYLDRADEPYDPGTAHPGNVHVCLRVHDMDAAHAHAVTCGAHPVSDRPIVVAAGPRAGTLLAYLRDPDGVTIELVQEPG